From a region of the Candidatus Omnitrophota bacterium genome:
- the scmC gene encoding SynChlorMet cassette protein ScmC translates to MIKDTYNLRFGNGQCLSLAATADSSGWLEKFASILELERSLPDGHSKVVFSRKKIISDKGTPNSRNELADILGKDVPADAWSLYDARVLKIWYNIFLDDVICEISAVANEDMDIIQMWHALYSIYIKAQRTGGVPLHAGLIERDGRGIVIAAPGNTGKSTCCRRIPPPRKALCDDEVLIIYDKIKGYLAHPFPTWSDYLWKRANNTWKVEKNVALDAVFFLEQAPVDEVEPVGGAMAAALMNLSAHQAFFKGHAGRNPGGETGRKKDLFNNVCRLVKAVPSFKLRCTLDGEFWVKIEEALCARQGC, encoded by the coding sequence GTGATAAAAGATACCTATAACCTGCGATTCGGGAACGGGCAATGTTTATCTCTGGCGGCTACCGCGGATTCAAGCGGATGGCTGGAGAAATTTGCTTCCATACTGGAACTGGAACGCTCGCTTCCGGACGGCCATTCAAAAGTGGTCTTCAGCCGCAAAAAAATTATAAGTGACAAGGGAACCCCGAACTCAAGAAATGAACTGGCGGATATCCTGGGGAAAGACGTTCCTGCGGATGCGTGGTCGTTATACGATGCCCGGGTATTAAAGATATGGTATAATATTTTTTTAGATGACGTTATCTGCGAGATATCCGCTGTAGCCAATGAGGATATGGATATCATACAGATGTGGCATGCGTTATATTCCATATACATCAAAGCGCAAAGGACAGGAGGCGTTCCTCTCCATGCCGGGTTGATAGAGCGCGACGGCCGCGGCATAGTGATCGCGGCCCCGGGGAATACCGGCAAATCTACCTGCTGCCGCCGGATACCGCCGCCGCGGAAAGCGCTTTGCGATGACGAGGTTCTGATAATATATGATAAGATAAAAGGGTATCTCGCCCATCCTTTTCCGACATGGAGCGATTATTTGTGGAAGCGCGCAAACAACACCTGGAAGGTGGAAAAGAATGTCGCTCTTGATGCGGTATTTTTTCTGGAACAGGCCCCGGTCGATGAGGTTGAGCCTGTCGGCGGCGCCATGGCCGCGGCCCTTATGAATCTCTCGGCCCATCAGGCGTTTTTTAAGGGCCATGCGGGCAGGAATCCCGGCGGGGAAACCGGCCGTAAAAAAGACCTGTTCAATAATGTCTGCCGTTTAGTAAAGGCAGTCCCGTCATTCAAACTGCGCTGCACTCTGGACGGCGAGTTCTGGGTGAAGATAGAAGAGGCGCTTTGCGCAAGGCAGGGTTGCTGA
- a CDS encoding GNAT family N-acetyltransferase, with the protein MIVSKRHKKTGLRIKVTRKISEIPAHDWKKVYPDVLENYDFFRTIDSSGITQFSFYYIIVYDKNHPVGATACFLVDYSLDTSINGPLRRITNSIKRLKPNIFSIKTLVCGVPMAQGKIGLAGDKSAVFKAMLRKMDHIAKKSKASIVAFKDFDGPYTEILDPLQRAGFAKFDSLPNTELNVWHKDFEEYLKTLSGATRYDLRRKFKKVDGHVKIDLKIVDSLEADEMKAVYKMYLEIVSRHDMNFELLPEAFFRDISVNMPGRAKFFLWKIDGKIVAFLFSMVSQERFIDYFVGLDYSVAHKYHLYFLKFREALIWCIKHKIKKYEMGITAYEPKLRLGFDLVPLYIYAKLRNRMLRPAFNLICQFLKFEHFDPVLRAAKKKAGI; encoded by the coding sequence ATGATAGTATCGAAACGCCATAAGAAGACAGGATTAAGGATAAAAGTCACGCGGAAGATATCGGAGATACCCGCGCATGACTGGAAGAAGGTCTATCCGGACGTATTGGAGAACTACGATTTTTTTAGGACGATCGACAGCTCCGGCATAACCCAATTCTCGTTCTATTATATAATAGTCTACGACAAAAACCATCCTGTCGGCGCCACTGCCTGTTTCCTGGTGGACTATTCGCTCGATACAAGCATAAACGGCCCTCTGCGGCGTATCACCAACTCGATAAAGAGATTGAAGCCGAACATCTTCAGCATAAAGACATTAGTCTGTGGTGTGCCTATGGCGCAGGGCAAGATCGGGTTGGCCGGCGATAAAAGCGCGGTGTTCAAAGCAATGCTTCGCAAGATGGACCATATCGCGAAAAAGAGTAAGGCGTCGATCGTCGCGTTCAAGGACTTTGACGGGCCCTATACAGAAATACTCGACCCTCTTCAAAGGGCCGGATTCGCGAAGTTTGACAGCCTGCCGAACACAGAGCTTAATGTATGGCATAAAGATTTCGAAGAGTATCTTAAGACGCTGAGCGGCGCTACGCGTTATGACCTGCGCAGGAAATTCAAGAAAGTCGACGGCCATGTGAAGATCGACCTGAAGATCGTCGATAGCCTTGAAGCGGACGAAATGAAGGCTGTCTACAAGATGTATCTCGAAATAGTATCTCGCCATGACATGAACTTCGAGCTGCTGCCTGAGGCTTTTTTCAGGGACATATCAGTCAACATGCCGGGGCGCGCGAAATTTTTTCTCTGGAAGATCGACGGAAAGATAGTCGCGTTCCTTTTTTCGATGGTGTCGCAGGAGCGGTTCATAGACTATTTCGTCGGGCTGGATTATTCCGTCGCGCATAAATATCACCTCTATTTTCTGAAGTTCAGGGAAGCGTTGATCTGGTGTATCAAGCATAAGATAAAGAAATATGAGATGGGTATAACGGCTTATGAGCCTAAGCTGAGGCTCGGCTTTGATCTGGTGCCGCTTTACATATATGCCAAACTGAGAAACAGGATGCTGAGGCCCGCATTCAATCTCATATGCCAATTCCTGAAGTTCGAGCATTTCGATCCGGTTCTAAGGGCCGCGAAGAAGAAGGCGGGGATATAA
- the zupT gene encoding zinc transporter ZupT, with translation MDINRIWLPLLLSFLAGIFTVAGSFITFFVKDFKKSYLQFFLGLSGGVMIYVSFVELLPSSIRDIGPLNANVAFFVGIITVMLIDFFIPHEYIAERIKVGHHDKRLMTAGIFMALGIGIHNFPEGMAVFMSALVNIKVGVMLAIAIALHNIPEGIAVAMPIFYATKSKRKAFWYSFLAGFAEPAGAVITILVLIPFLNHSILSFMLAFVAGVMVFISFDELLPLSCQSDGYHISIFGVITGMAVMALSLILI, from the coding sequence ATGGATATTAACAGGATATGGCTGCCTTTACTGCTTAGCTTTCTAGCGGGTATATTCACGGTAGCCGGCAGCTTCATAACTTTTTTTGTTAAGGATTTTAAGAAGAGCTACCTTCAGTTCTTTTTGGGACTGTCGGGCGGCGTTATGATATATGTTTCGTTCGTCGAACTTCTACCGTCTTCGATCCGCGATATAGGCCCCCTGAACGCCAATGTCGCGTTTTTTGTCGGAATAATCACCGTAATGCTCATCGACTTTTTCATCCCTCATGAATATATAGCCGAACGTATAAAAGTGGGCCACCATGACAAGCGGCTTATGACTGCCGGGATATTCATGGCCTTAGGCATAGGTATCCATAACTTTCCGGAAGGCATGGCGGTTTTCATGAGCGCGCTCGTAAATATCAAGGTAGGCGTTATGCTGGCCATCGCTATAGCTTTGCATAATATTCCGGAAGGGATAGCCGTAGCTATGCCGATCTTCTACGCTACGAAGAGCAAGAGGAAGGCCTTCTGGTATTCATTCCTGGCCGGATTCGCGGAACCGGCCGGCGCGGTCATAACAATATTGGTCCTCATACCTTTTTTAAACCATTCCATCCTCTCTTTCATGCTTGCATTCGTTGCGGGGGTGATGGTCTTTATCAGTTTTGATGAACTTCTTCCTCTTTCCTGCCAGAGCGACGGCTATCATATATCTATTTTCGGCGTTATAACGGGCATGGCGGTGATGGCTTTAAGCCTTATTTTAATATGA
- the scmD gene encoding SynChlorMet cassette protein ScmD → MTENNKLIANPMVVLREEFDDWALLFDPDTNDIFTIDPVSVFIWKRLDGKHITEDIIKELKPVCDGMPPDASKHIDDFLQDLMKHGLAGYEVKK, encoded by the coding sequence ATGACTGAAAATAATAAACTTATAGCTAATCCGATGGTGGTGTTGAGAGAGGAGTTCGATGACTGGGCGCTTTTATTCGATCCGGATACGAACGATATCTTTACGATCGATCCTGTATCCGTGTTTATCTGGAAAAGGCTTGACGGCAAGCACATCACGGAAGATATAATCAAAGAGCTGAAACCTGTCTGCGACGGCATGCCGCCGGACGCGTCCAAGCATATCGATGATTTCCTCCAGGACCTCATGAAGCACGGCCTTGCGGGATACGAAGTCAAAAAATAA
- a CDS encoding MFS transporter: MTRRRAFGVIISFGLVSLFGDIVYEGARSINGPYLKLLAVNATALGIIAGAGEFFGYALRLVSGYFSDKTRYYWLFTFLGYGMLVSVPLLALAGVWQTAALFIILERIGKAIRSPARDTILSQASSQVGTGFGFGLHEAMDQVGAVAGPLIFAVFFMMAGKEAGVSDYRRGYAFLWIPFLLVMLCLFFTYRKVPDTDTLETTRKDEMPDKLSRVFWLYTLFTFITTAGFCSFILIAFHFKSTSALSDAQIPLSYTIAMGIDAASALAIGKAYDVLKNKRNNRNAGLNLLAIIPLLSLLMPLFIFSKDHSLIIIGVLCWGVVMGIHETIMRSAIADITSLAKRGTGYGIFNTAYGLAFFLGSALLGFLYDRSLSFVITSIIVIELLAFVPFFMMRREIYA, encoded by the coding sequence ATGACGAGAAGAAGAGCCTTTGGCGTTATTATTTCGTTCGGGTTGGTCAGCCTCTTCGGCGATATCGTTTATGAAGGAGCGCGCAGCATTAACGGGCCTTATCTGAAACTTCTTGCCGTTAATGCGACTGCTTTGGGAATAATAGCCGGAGCGGGAGAATTCTTCGGATACGCGCTGCGCCTTGTTTCAGGATATTTTTCGGATAAGACAAGATATTACTGGCTCTTTACGTTTCTGGGGTATGGAATGCTGGTCAGCGTGCCTTTGCTTGCCTTGGCGGGCGTCTGGCAGACAGCGGCCCTCTTCATAATACTGGAACGGATCGGAAAAGCTATCCGCAGTCCGGCGAGAGATACGATACTTTCGCAGGCAAGTTCGCAGGTCGGAACGGGATTCGGGTTCGGCCTGCATGAGGCGATGGATCAGGTCGGGGCGGTCGCGGGGCCTCTCATATTCGCAGTCTTTTTCATGATGGCCGGCAAAGAGGCGGGCGTCTCCGATTACCGGAGAGGATACGCGTTTTTATGGATCCCGTTCCTGCTGGTGATGCTTTGCCTATTTTTTACCTACCGTAAAGTTCCTGATACCGATACCCTGGAGACAACGCGAAAAGATGAGATGCCGGATAAGCTCTCAAGGGTTTTTTGGCTGTATACATTATTTACTTTCATTACGACAGCGGGTTTTTGCAGTTTCATCCTTATCGCCTTTCATTTTAAGTCCACTTCCGCGCTGTCCGACGCGCAGATACCGTTATCTTATACTATCGCAATGGGAATTGACGCGGCCTCCGCCCTCGCGATCGGTAAAGCGTATGATGTATTGAAAAATAAAAGAAATAACCGCAATGCCGGATTGAATCTGCTTGCGATAATACCGTTATTATCGCTTTTAATGCCGCTTTTTATATTTTCAAAGGATCATTCTCTGATAATAATAGGCGTGCTCTGCTGGGGGGTCGTAATGGGCATCCATGAGACGATCATGAGGTCAGCGATAGCCGATATTACCTCTCTGGCAAAGCGCGGCACGGGATATGGCATATTCAATACCGCATACGGCCTGGCGTTCTTCCTGGGAAGCGCGTTGCTGGGCTTCTTATATGACAGGTCGTTATCGTTTGTAATAACCTCTATAATAGTTATCGAGCTTCTTGCATTTGTCCCATTTTTCATGATGAGAAGAGAGATATACGCGTAA
- a CDS encoding DegT/DnrJ/EryC1/StrS family aminotransferase: protein MRCIRKDFLVFGSPLIEAGEVGEVVASMKSGWLGTGPKVRKFEDMFRKYKGTRYAVAVNSCTAALHLSMLSAGIKPGDEVIVPTLTFAATANAVIHAGARPVFADCRRDTMNIDPGDIEKKINKKTKAIVPVHFAGRPCDMDKIMDIARRYRLKVIEDCAHAIEAEYRGKKTGTLGDLGCFSFYVTKNITTGEGGMVVTGNPRYEEKIKILALHGMTKDAWRRFSDKGYKHYQVIYSGYKYNMTDLQAAIGMHQLPRIDRYWRKRRSIWRKYNEAFEGLPLFLPAPESKDIKHAYHLYTLLLDIARLRITRDAFLHEMTLRRIGVGVHYIALHLHPYYRKTFGYRRGDFPNAEWISERTVSLPVSAKLTDKDTDDVINAVIDIIK from the coding sequence ATGCGTTGTATTAGAAAAGATTTTCTGGTTTTCGGCAGCCCGTTGATAGAAGCGGGTGAGGTCGGCGAGGTCGTTGCCTCGATGAAGTCCGGCTGGCTCGGTACGGGGCCCAAGGTCCGGAAATTTGAAGATATGTTCAGGAAGTATAAAGGGACAAGATATGCCGTCGCCGTCAATTCTTGCACGGCAGCCTTGCATCTTTCCATGCTCTCAGCCGGGATCAAACCGGGCGATGAAGTCATCGTCCCGACACTGACATTCGCAGCCACCGCAAATGCGGTCATACACGCCGGGGCAAGGCCGGTATTCGCGGATTGCCGCCGGGATACTATGAACATAGATCCCGGGGACATAGAGAAAAAGATCAATAAGAAGACAAAAGCTATAGTTCCTGTCCATTTTGCCGGGCGGCCATGCGATATGGATAAGATAATGGATATTGCCCGGAGATACCGCCTGAAAGTGATAGAAGACTGTGCCCACGCTATCGAAGCTGAATACCGCGGCAAGAAGACGGGCACGCTCGGCGACCTGGGCTGCTTCAGTTTTTATGTCACAAAGAATATCACTACAGGCGAAGGCGGCATGGTAGTGACCGGTAACCCGAGATACGAAGAGAAGATAAAGATACTGGCCCTCCACGGCATGACGAAAGACGCATGGCGGCGGTTTTCCGATAAAGGGTATAAGCACTACCAGGTCATATATTCCGGCTATAAATATAACATGACTGACCTGCAGGCGGCTATCGGGATGCATCAGCTGCCCAGGATAGATAGGTACTGGCGAAAGCGCCGCAGTATTTGGAGAAAATATAACGAGGCATTCGAAGGCCTGCCTCTGTTCTTGCCGGCGCCGGAAAGCAAGGATATCAAGCATGCTTACCACCTGTATACCTTGTTGCTCGACATAGCTCGCCTCAGGATCACGAGGGACGCTTTTTTGCATGAAATGACCCTGAGGAGGATCGGTGTGGGCGTCCATTATATAGCCCTGCACCTACATCCTTATTACAGGAAGACCTTCGGTTACCGCCGCGGAGATTTTCCAAACGCGGAATGGATCTCGGAAAGGACCGTGTCGCTACCCGTTTCGGCAAAATTGACCGATAAGGACACGGACGATGTAATAAACGCGGTCATCGATATAATAAAGTAG
- the scmF gene encoding SynChlorMet cassette radical SAM/SPASM protein ScmF, with protein MNTTRTDFKETINPKYSLNQIYFYLTEGCNLACRHCWIAPKFQANGREYPALDIELFKSIIEQAKPLGLSGVKLTGGEPLLHLRINDILDHVKANDLRLIIETNGVLCTPELAKKIKENKSPFVSVSIDSPDAKTHEWVRGVEGCFDKAKEGIRNLVAVGLKPQIIMTLMRCNKDSLEEMVRLAESLGAGSVKFNIVQPTARGEDMHKQNETLSIQELVSLGRWADDVLQGKTKLRLYYHHTPAFRSLGKMYGENPSGCGTCGILGILGVLANGSYALCGIGESVPELVFGHVAKDRLEDV; from the coding sequence ATGAATACCACCCGGACAGATTTTAAAGAGACGATCAATCCCAAATATTCATTGAACCAGATATATTTTTATCTTACCGAAGGCTGTAATCTGGCCTGCAGGCATTGCTGGATAGCGCCTAAGTTCCAGGCGAACGGCCGCGAGTATCCGGCGCTTGACATTGAGCTGTTCAAATCCATAATTGAACAGGCCAAGCCGCTGGGATTATCAGGCGTTAAGCTGACAGGCGGGGAGCCGCTCCTGCATCTCCGGATAAACGATATTCTGGATCATGTAAAGGCGAACGACCTGCGTCTTATCATTGAAACGAATGGTGTTCTTTGCACGCCGGAACTTGCGAAAAAGATAAAGGAAAATAAAAGTCCGTTTGTATCTGTTAGCATAGATTCCCCCGATGCGAAGACGCATGAATGGGTGCGCGGGGTGGAAGGTTGTTTTGATAAAGCGAAAGAGGGCATCCGGAACCTGGTCGCTGTGGGCCTGAAGCCTCAGATCATCATGACGTTGATGCGCTGTAATAAAGACAGCCTCGAGGAGATGGTCCGCCTTGCCGAATCCCTGGGCGCGGGCTCGGTCAAGTTCAATATAGTACAGCCTACGGCGCGCGGTGAAGATATGCATAAGCAGAATGAGACTTTGAGTATCCAGGAACTTGTAAGCCTGGGCAGGTGGGCGGATGATGTATTGCAGGGGAAGACGAAATTGCGGCTTTATTACCATCATACGCCGGCATTCAGGTCTTTGGGTAAGATGTACGGTGAGAACCCGAGCGGATGCGGTACATGCGGCATACTGGGCATACTCGGAGTGCTGGCGAACGGCTCTTACGCGCTCTGCGGCATAGGCGAGAGCGTCCCGGAACTCGTCTTCGGCCATGTCGCCAAAGACCGCCTTGAGGATGTATAA
- the scmE gene encoding SynChlorMet cassette radical SAM/SPASM protein ScmE — protein sequence MKIMRTPKAVEIDITNKCNLRCKYCSHFSSAGDTDRDLPTEEWLKFFEELNARAVMNVCLCGGEAFCRDDLKELVKGIVGNRMRFDILSNGTLITDDIAKFLASTKRCNYVQVSIDGSIPTTHDAMRGEGNFIKALEGMRALRRNGIRAAVRVTIHRENVRDLEGIAKLLLEDIGLPSFGTNSASHMGLCRANAEQVQLTPEERVLAMETLLKLNKKYGGRISAAAGPLAEANMWLKMEKARKEGIEGMPGRGHLVACGGVNSKIGVRADGVMVPCVQLSHIELGRINHDPLEEVWQNHPELKRLRERRDIPLSDFPYCMDCDYVNYCTGNCPALAYTFTGRDDCPSPDACLKRFLEEGGRLPDMELEKV from the coding sequence ATGAAGATAATGAGGACGCCCAAAGCCGTAGAGATAGACATAACGAATAAGTGCAATCTCCGATGCAAATACTGCAGCCATTTCTCAAGCGCTGGCGATACAGACAGGGACCTGCCGACAGAGGAGTGGCTTAAGTTTTTTGAGGAGCTCAACGCCCGCGCCGTGATGAACGTCTGTCTGTGCGGAGGAGAGGCTTTTTGCAGGGATGATTTGAAAGAGCTTGTCAAGGGGATTGTCGGGAACCGCATGCGTTTCGACATCCTGTCCAACGGCACGCTGATAACGGACGACATCGCGAAATTCCTGGCTTCCACAAAAAGATGCAATTATGTCCAGGTTTCGATCGACGGCTCCATCCCGACCACGCACGACGCGATGCGCGGCGAAGGCAATTTTATCAAAGCCCTCGAGGGGATGAGGGCTCTTAGGCGAAACGGTATCCGAGCCGCGGTGCGTGTCACGATTCACCGCGAGAACGTCCGCGATCTGGAGGGGATAGCGAAATTATTGCTGGAGGATATAGGGCTTCCCTCTTTCGGGACGAACAGCGCCTCGCATATGGGGCTATGCCGGGCAAACGCCGAACAGGTCCAGCTTACTCCCGAAGAGAGGGTGCTGGCGATGGAGACGTTATTGAAGCTCAATAAAAAATACGGCGGTCGTATAAGCGCGGCCGCCGGGCCTTTGGCAGAGGCGAATATGTGGCTTAAGATGGAGAAGGCCCGCAAGGAAGGCATAGAAGGCATGCCCGGGAGAGGCCATCTTGTTGCCTGCGGCGGGGTGAATTCCAAGATAGGCGTCCGCGCGGATGGTGTCATGGTACCGTGTGTTCAGTTAAGCCATATTGAGCTTGGCCGGATAAATCACGATCCGCTCGAAGAGGTTTGGCAGAACCATCCGGAACTTAAACGGTTACGGGAGCGAAGGGATATCCCATTGAGCGATTTTCCATATTGTATGGATTGTGATTATGTTAATTACTGCACCGGCAACTGCCCGGCGCTCGCGTATACGTTTACCGGCCGCGATGACTGCCCCAGCCCCGACGCGTGCCTTAAACGGTTTCTGGAAGAAGGCGGAAGGCTGCCGGATATGGAATTGGAGAAAGTATGA
- a CDS encoding class I SAM-dependent methyltransferase, with protein sequence MKQWYESLYENYARKYDKECFVQGTAGECDFIEEEIARDKSLKIIDIGCGTGRHAIELTKRGYNVTGVDLSGNQIKGAREKAEEARVTIDFQIQDARNLPFDGEFDLAIMLCEGGFSLMETDEMNFEILKNATKALNDKGKLIFTTLNGLFPLFHSVNEFYKSAEKEGQSRCKECSFDLMTFRDYNTAVFEDDSGNKRELKCNERYYVPSEITWLLKTLGFKKIDIFGAKLGAFSRNDKLTTKDFEMLVVAVK encoded by the coding sequence ATGAAACAATGGTATGAGTCGTTATATGAGAACTACGCGCGGAAATATGATAAGGAGTGTTTTGTTCAGGGCACTGCGGGTGAATGTGATTTTATCGAAGAGGAGATAGCCCGCGATAAGTCCTTAAAGATCATCGACATCGGTTGCGGTACCGGCCGTCATGCGATTGAACTGACAAAGAGGGGATATAATGTGACCGGCGTTGATCTTTCCGGGAATCAGATCAAGGGGGCAAGGGAAAAGGCCGAAGAGGCAAGGGTGACCATCGACTTCCAAATACAAGATGCCCGCAATCTTCCGTTTGACGGTGAATTTGATCTGGCAATTATGCTTTGCGAAGGCGGGTTTTCTCTTATGGAAACAGATGAGATGAACTTTGAGATTCTCAAGAACGCGACAAAAGCGCTGAACGATAAAGGAAAGCTTATTTTCACTACATTAAACGGATTGTTCCCGCTGTTTCATTCGGTCAATGAGTTCTATAAGTCGGCCGAGAAAGAAGGCCAGTCCCGGTGCAAGGAGTGCTCCTTTGATCTGATGACTTTCCGTGATTATAACACCGCTGTTTTTGAAGACGATTCCGGCAATAAAAGGGAGCTTAAGTGTAACGAGCGTTATTACGTGCCCAGCGAGATAACGTGGCTTTTAAAGACGCTCGGGTTCAAAAAGATCGATATTTTTGGCGCGAAGCTGGGAGCGTTTTCAAGGAATGACAAGTTGACCACCAAAGATTTCGAGATGCTCGTCGTCGCGGTGAAATAG
- a CDS encoding ABC transporter ATP-binding protein, whose product MAKIGRAGFFSYLIPYWKLVLLTMSLGVVSVLLGIINPYFAKLTIDNAYGNRDIKLFILLASVGAAFFLIGNLLDFVKSDRSRLLSRKVNFDISRDLFKRLQDLPFAYHADRSSGEYVYRLRNDTESVSALLSDQIPRFPVLLFRFLAIVAVIFYLNWKLALFALMLVPISHIQSTLILRWIGNIARSKMAKIQKLFKNLHETFSHMHLIKSFGREKNEIKKFEAGLKDVMEAELKDARMTGVFNVSGAILSKALSGVVVLFGGFQVIRGEMTLGSLTAIAIYVAQMMGLLKSIYDFYQNIVVGRVAEKRIGEILETEPSICDSPGAADHIIETGSVEFRDVSFGYRKDASVIDGISFLVEPYSKAAFVGLSGSGKTTMISLISRLYEPGEGGIYIDGVDIKKIKLASLKSQTSIALQQSYLWNDTIANNILYGAGGSTRQDMIEAAKLAEAHEFIIRSRDGYDSNVGEAGHSLSEGQKQRIAIARAFISKPRLLVLDEAMSSLDSETEDKIIDNIKREFKDSTVIIVSHRLSTVEKMDMVYFLKDSSTMESGTHEELVRKNLRYGELFASQFKDTLSEEPAVFQ is encoded by the coding sequence ATGGCGAAGATCGGTCGCGCGGGATTTTTCAGTTATCTCATACCTTATTGGAAACTCGTATTGCTGACAATGTCATTGGGCGTCGTCAGCGTACTTCTCGGGATCATAAATCCATACTTTGCCAAGCTTACGATAGATAATGCTTACGGCAACAGGGATATCAAGCTTTTTATATTGCTCGCCTCGGTCGGCGCCGCCTTTTTTTTGATAGGTAACCTGCTCGATTTTGTAAAAAGCGACCGCTCCAGACTCCTGAGCAGAAAAGTGAATTTCGACATCTCCAGGGACCTCTTTAAACGTTTGCAGGACCTGCCGTTCGCTTATCACGCCGACCGTTCAAGCGGCGAGTATGTCTACAGACTGCGCAATGATACCGAATCGGTCAGCGCGTTGCTGAGTGACCAGATACCGCGCTTTCCCGTGCTTCTATTCAGGTTTTTAGCTATTGTCGCGGTTATATTCTATTTAAATTGGAAGCTGGCGTTGTTCGCCTTGATGCTTGTCCCGATATCCCACATACAATCTACGCTGATATTGAGATGGATCGGGAACATAGCCCGCTCAAAGATGGCGAAGATCCAGAAGTTATTTAAAAACCTGCACGAAACATTCAGCCACATGCACCTCATAAAATCGTTCGGAAGGGAAAAAAATGAGATAAAGAAGTTCGAAGCCGGCCTTAAGGATGTCATGGAAGCGGAACTGAAGGATGCCAGAATGACGGGCGTCTTCAATGTCTCCGGGGCGATCCTCAGCAAGGCCCTGTCGGGAGTCGTGGTTTTATTCGGCGGCTTTCAGGTAATAAGAGGCGAGATGACTTTGGGGAGTCTGACAGCCATCGCCATATATGTGGCGCAGATGATGGGGTTATTGAAATCCATATACGATTTTTATCAGAATATAGTCGTAGGGCGCGTGGCCGAGAAACGTATCGGCGAGATCCTGGAAACAGAACCGTCCATATGCGATTCGCCCGGCGCGGCTGATCATATAATCGAGACGGGCAGCGTAGAATTCAGGGATGTATCGTTCGGATACCGGAAAGACGCCTCCGTCATCGACGGCATCAGTTTTCTCGTCGAGCCTTATTCCAAGGCGGCCTTTGTGGGCCTGTCGGGATCCGGGAAGACCACTATGATCTCCCTTATATCGCGTCTCTATGAACCCGGGGAAGGCGGTATATATATTGACGGGGTTGATATAAAAAAGATAAAGCTTGCTTCTCTTAAATCTCAGACAAGCATTGCCCTTCAGCAGTCCTACCTGTGGAACGATACGATAGCGAACAACATCCTGTACGGCGCCGGAGGCTCTACGAGGCAGGATATGATAGAAGCCGCAAAACTTGCCGAGGCGCATGAATTTATAATAAGATCAAGGGACGGGTATGATTCCAATGTAGGGGAAGCGGGCCACAGCCTTTCCGAGGGCCAGAAGCAGCGTATCGCTATCGCCAGGGCGTTCATATCAAAGCCCAGGTTACTCGTCCTGGATGAGGCGATGTCGTCTCTCGATTCGGAGACGGAAGATAAGATCATCGACAATATAAAACGGGAGTTCAAAGACTCTACGGTTATAATAGTCTCGCACCGCCTATCGACGGTAGAGAAGATGGACATGGTATATTTTTTAAAGGATTCCTCAACTATGGAGTCCGGGACTCATGAAGAACTGGTGAGGAAAAACTTAAGGTACGGCGAGTTATTCGCAAGCCAGTTCAAGGATACGCTCTCCGAAGAGCCCGCGGTCTTTCAATAA
- a CDS encoding signal peptidase I → MKTEKLVCIGNSMKPTLSPLDMLDVAPYNGKKIRPGDVIVFFSNDCEHKIAHRVVSVKQGKILTKGDNNNKVDTLSVSSEKIVGKVEYFERGKKRFRIYGGAIGRAYAFLFKTKQSSGRALSYLFGNAYIKLAKTGIALRLIPCREKIRTVVFKRPHGEDIQVFMGNLLIARRRPWQDKWYVRKPFRLFVEDYIK, encoded by the coding sequence ATGAAAACGGAAAAGCTGGTCTGTATAGGCAACAGCATGAAACCGACGTTATCGCCTTTGGACATGCTGGATGTCGCTCCATATAATGGAAAGAAGATCCGTCCGGGCGACGTGATCGTTTTTTTTTCCAATGACTGCGAACATAAAATAGCCCATCGAGTAGTATCGGTAAAGCAGGGAAAGATACTTACAAAGGGTGATAATAATAATAAGGTCGATACGTTATCCGTATCTTCCGAAAAGATAGTCGGGAAGGTCGAATATTTCGAGAGAGGGAAAAAGCGTTTCCGGATATATGGGGGGGCCATTGGGCGGGCATACGCGTTTTTATTTAAAACTAAGCAATCTTCGGGCCGGGCGCTGTCGTATCTATTCGGCAACGCTTATATCAAGCTGGCTAAGACGGGAATAGCGCTGCGCCTCATCCCATGCCGGGAGAAGATACGTACGGTAGTATTTAAACGCCCCCACGGAGAGGACATCCAGGTCTTCATGGGCAATCTGTTGATAGCGCGCCGCCGCCCCTGGCAGGATAAATGGTATGTGCGAAAACCTTTCCGGTTGTTTGTCGAGGATTATATAAAGTGA